The following are encoded in a window of Pseudomonas multiresinivorans genomic DNA:
- a CDS encoding mechanosensitive ion channel family protein, with translation MPATAVRAADDAAAELKVENRNILVFRATLLGESPQVRAHRAKATIEEALQGGDELKVNLDPIQDSYMVLLGYSRAFIVSPEDVDPPGSSVRAAAEAAAANLRLAVAENREAGSVRYLLSALGLAAVATLAYLLLLRGVGYVRGKLLARLPDVMSRHSGRLKVGQMPLLGSRYLYYLVGRLIWLVYWLLVFLFSYQWLSFVLSRFPYTRPWGESLNVHLINLARYLINGMLDALPGLAVALCILIIARAISGFSRHVLQRMARPGNLRWLTEETLQPTTRLTSLAIWLFAIVMAYPYLPGSGTEAFKGLSVLVGLMISLGASSVIGQAASGLILTYSRTLRVGEFVRIGDNEGTVTEVGVFNTTIRTGLGEVLTLPNSMITGSVTRNYSRIVQGQGYVVDTVVTIGYDTPWRQVEAMLIEAARRTDGILQTPAPQVFQTALSDFYPEYRLVAQAIPSEPRPRALLLSVLHANIQDVFNEYGVQIMSPHYLGDPQEAKWVPREQWHAAPAKPETPSDH, from the coding sequence ATGCCGGCCACGGCCGTACGCGCTGCCGACGATGCCGCGGCGGAACTGAAAGTCGAAAATCGCAACATCCTGGTGTTTCGCGCCACGCTGCTCGGCGAGTCACCGCAGGTGCGTGCGCACCGCGCCAAGGCGACCATCGAGGAAGCCCTGCAGGGTGGCGATGAGCTGAAGGTGAATCTCGACCCGATCCAGGACAGCTACATGGTCCTGCTCGGCTATAGCCGCGCCTTCATCGTTTCGCCCGAGGATGTCGACCCGCCGGGCAGTTCGGTGCGTGCCGCCGCCGAGGCAGCCGCCGCGAACCTGCGCCTTGCGGTGGCCGAGAATCGCGAAGCGGGCAGCGTGCGCTATCTGCTCAGCGCGCTGGGGCTGGCGGCGGTGGCCACCTTGGCCTATCTGTTGCTGCTGCGCGGCGTCGGTTATGTGCGGGGCAAACTGCTGGCTCGCCTGCCCGACGTGATGAGCCGGCACAGCGGCCGTCTCAAGGTTGGCCAGATGCCCCTGCTGGGCAGCCGCTACCTCTATTACCTGGTGGGGCGGCTGATCTGGCTGGTCTACTGGCTGCTGGTGTTCCTCTTCAGCTACCAGTGGCTGAGCTTCGTGCTGTCGCGCTTCCCCTATACCCGGCCCTGGGGCGAGAGCCTCAATGTGCATCTGATCAACCTCGCGCGATACCTGATCAACGGCATGCTCGACGCGCTGCCGGGGCTGGCAGTCGCCTTGTGCATCCTGATCATCGCCCGCGCCATCAGCGGCTTCTCCCGCCATGTACTGCAACGCATGGCACGGCCGGGCAACCTGCGCTGGCTGACCGAGGAAACCCTGCAGCCGACCACGCGGCTGACCTCCCTGGCGATCTGGCTGTTCGCCATTGTCATGGCCTACCCGTACCTGCCCGGTTCCGGCACCGAAGCCTTCAAGGGCCTTTCGGTGCTGGTCGGCCTGATGATTTCCCTCGGTGCGTCCAGCGTGATCGGCCAGGCTGCCTCGGGGCTGATCCTCACCTACTCGCGCACGCTGCGGGTGGGCGAGTTCGTCCGCATTGGCGACAACGAGGGCACGGTGACCGAGGTGGGCGTGTTCAATACCACCATCCGCACCGGCCTGGGCGAGGTGCTGACGCTGCCCAATTCGATGATCACCGGCTCCGTGACGCGCAATTATTCGCGCATCGTCCAGGGCCAGGGCTACGTGGTGGATACCGTGGTCACCATTGGCTACGACACCCCGTGGCGGCAGGTGGAAGCCATGCTCATCGAAGCGGCGCGGCGCACCGACGGGATACTGCAAACCCCGGCGCCGCAGGTGTTCCAGACCGCGCTGTCGGACTTCTACCCCGAATACCGCCTGGTCGCCCAGGCCATCCCCAGCGAGCCGCGCCCGCGCGCACTGCTGCTGAGCGTACTGCACGCGAATATCCAGGACGTGTTCAACGAATACGGCGTGCAGATCATGTCGCCGCACTACCTGGGCGACCCGCAGGAAGCGAAATGGGTCCCCAGGGAGCAATGGCACGCGGCGCCAGCGAAGCCTGAAACACCTTCCGACCACTGA